The Schistocerca piceifrons isolate TAMUIC-IGC-003096 chromosome 5, iqSchPice1.1, whole genome shotgun sequence DNA segment TCTTGATACACTCATCAAATCCTAACAACTCTGCATCGCTATTTTTCTTCATGATTCCCCGCTGTATAGTGCCTATGACAACAGTTCCTCTGCCTGGCACTGTAAAAGCGTTGTCGATTGGCATCATGTAAGGCGACTTCAAGTCTCGTTCtggtaatttcacatgttcatcaaTTGCGTCAAGCAGCTTCCTTATTGACGGCTCCCCCAAATCTGAAGAATCTCCTTTCAGAGCTAACAGTGCCGATCCAATTATGATTGGTGTGTTCACTCCATCAAATCCAAAGTCTGATAACAACTCTCGTATTTCGATTTCAACTAACTCCAGCACGTCTTCTTCAACTTTATCTGCTTTGTTAATATAAACGACCATGTTCTTCACGCCTACTTGCTTCGCAAGCAACAAATGTTCTCTGGTTTGTGGCATTTGTCCATCTGTCGCAGCCACAACTAAAATCGCTCCATCCATTTGGGAAGCACCAGAAATCATATTTTTAACGAAATCTGCATGCCCTGGGCAGTCCGTATGTGCATAATGCCTCCTTGAAGTGCTGTATTCTACATGTGCAGCGTTAATGGTAATCCCTCTAGCTTTTTCTTCTGGCGCTTTATCTATTTCGTCATAGGAAATAAATTTACACATTCCGTCTTTTTCAAGCACTTTCGTAATCGCCGCAGTAAGAGTCGTTTTACCGTGATCGACATGGCCAATTGTTCCAATATTGCAGTGTTCCCTGTCCTTAACACTGGCTGCTTTAGCATAGCATCTAAAACACAGGTGGCCTGTGCACACTATTCTCAATTGCCGGTTCGTTAAGTATTTACTGTTAACAAGCGACTTGAGTGTAGATTGTAACACTAATGCGCGTACTCCTTTCAATACTGCGGACATTGTAGTACACCAAACTCAAACCACAAcacaacataaaaaagaaactattATCACCCACATGTTCTAAACATAAACAAACCCACGAGCTACGACTGTCGAATATGATTCTGTATCGAATGAATCGATTGTCGCTGAAGAATCGATATGTTACTGTATCGCGGAAACTGTGTGTTAAATCGAGTATAACGTCGATTTGGCAATGGGTGACTGGCGTGTCGATAACATGGATTGAAAGGGGAAATAAGGGGATTTCAAGTTTTATTTGCCCATTTGACATTTTTGGAAAGAAGTAACATGTACAGCGCAACACTACAGTTGTAACTTAATGTATAGGCTACTGTAACGTACTTGTCgttagtcttcttcttctttcgaataacccatttggagggtacgataaaTAAACTTTGGCTTATTTTTATTGTATCagatttccttagtttccaaatttccttcatccgtttagattcttctctttcttcttaagtccactttcgtctagttgttttctttctcttctgaaattctgccttttgaactgcctttctgaaatatgTTCTGTTTTGCATTGTGTCAATAGTAATTCCAGCGTTTTCCATGTCCTTTCCAGTCTCTGTGAACCATGCGGGATTGTATTTGTATCTATCGAGTTTTTCAGTTTTCATGTATAGCTGTCTGTTTGGTCTTaatctgtattcagcattatcgtttcttttagctccccgTATTTTCCATAAATTCTTCTTTCGATATTCTCTAGTTTCTGAAGATCTCCATTCCGtgttagtttaagtgtttttgctgcatacagagcttcttttacattgtatgtaatccactctcttaggtatttaaaggaatctgttgtgtgtattgtattgttgtcaactgcaatattttgagggacatcacagatgtttgtcatgaactttgtcgttattattattacGTATATAATTTTGGCAGGTGCCGACCACAAACACTAGCGATATCTATGTCTTCCAGCAGACTGAACAGGAACACTGTGGAAGCACAGCGTCcagaaaaaattcaataaataacagtAGGCTGTAACTCTTCAGccttcccggcgagatcttgacatgtggaataatcgggtctactgctggaTGTTCGTgttgctctggcacaatatttcggccacataACTCGTTGCCTtcctcaggtgctacctgagactgccgtattggaggatcttgtccagtatttgtgCCCAGAGGGCGCTGGATGCTCTCTTTGCCaaccgcgcccgcctggcgctggttgtaatgtgttgtctcttccccagtGCTCCCTTGAACGTCCGCGCCCCACTTGGTCGCCatgtgtggcagctctctgaggcccgtcctgtgtcaggcgttccgttcgcggtccgcacccgcctggtgctgctcctgaggttttggcccttccctggtgctcccacggacgtccgcgcccggttcgtccaccatctgtggtcgtggcagctgtctggggccagacccgcgtttggcgttccgttcgtggtccgcgcacgcttggcgctgctcctgaggtgttggcacttccctggtgcgccgacggacgtccgcgcccgcctcatccaccatctgcagttgtggcagctgtctgtggTCCGTCTCGCGTTGGGcgctccgttcgcggtccgcgcctgcctggcgctgcttgtaaggtgttgtctctgCCCTGGTGCTCCCtcagacgtccgcgcccgacttgatCTTCATCTGTGGCAGTTCTCTGAGGCCCATCCTTCGTCGGGCGCTTCGTtcacggtccgcgcccgcctgcCACTGCTCCTgcggtgttactacttcttgaggagtttctcGGTTCCTTTCATTGGGCCCTGATAAACTCCAGAGCCGGACTCCATGCCAAGCTGAGCTGATAACtgctgtctcggtttattaggttgtctgtgaccttgatctcaaTGGCCttctttatgacactgtcccaaaatcttggcgtctgtgtcactattttggtgttgttgtagtccattgagtgaccgagctccagacagtgctccgctatggcagatttggttgcctgtccgagtctggtgtgcctcaGGTGTTCTTTGCACATGACGTtcaccgtcctggttgtctggccaatgtatgactttccacactggcaTGGAATGTTGTGaatgcctggtttacgtagccCCAGGTCGTTCTTCACGCTCCCTAGCATTGTCCCAATTTTagagggtggacagaagatactctttatatcatatcTTGAAGGAATTatgctgatctttgcagaaataggtccagcatatggcaggtatgccaccttctttgccttctctggctcctcttctgtaccctgtggttggctggtagcacgaagtgccctttggatgtcttTGGAAGAGTATCgccagctgtagatgttctattTTTGTGGCCACACTTTCCGTATCCAACAGAGCCAGAGCCCTGTGAACTAAagttttcaagactccattcttctgtaccgggtggtggcagctactggcttgaaggtataagtcagtgtggtgggcttacgatacacactgtgccccagagtgccatctgccttcctcttgaccaggacatccaagaatgggagctgtccatccttctctagctccatagtaaattttatacttgggtggcgTGAATTTATATGTTCCGaaaagtcatctagcttctccctgccatggggccaaatgacaaaagtgtcattgacatacctaagaaagcacttgggttggtaagtCGGTAACATCAGCGAATAGAAAGATAGTttgcattcagaagcagaaatattaagactgaagaatgaataagtaaaaactcCTGGTTGTAGCAGGTGCAAATGTGAAGATTACTCCAGAATGAgggtgatcagttgattgtgaagcattaataatagtaattcatagtaatttctcagtaaaaatattgttatgagacttgtaacaatatttttactaataatgtaacagtagttcccatacctaactcgtaatataagttaggtatgggaaactattgatgtGTATATTTCCAGTAATAGGGACTTTTTAGAAGATTTCTAAAAACGCATTGTTATTATATAGGCCCTATGTCGAATGCTCTAGAAAGAAGCAGAATCGACAATGAAAGTTCCACACTCATAAATTgccggatgacgtcatcaccgGAAACTAGCCCGCATATGTGGTAATGTACTTATTGGTTTATTACTttcacactccataaaagtctggaaGTGAACATTCTGGCAGCAAAAGTTCTCAAAACAACCGAGCCACATATATAAGGGAATTACAGTAGCTGCCAGGTAGTCAGTTTTTAAAGCTACAGTCGTCACGATAACTTGGAAGTTataaaaagtgaacaactgcgattattggctattaccaccgacttcagtcagtgttgtgcttagtgatattagaaatatGTGGAGTGTGAGCAtgtgtgttttagtgctaagtgtacTAGCGTAGTTTTTCAATACTGCaacgtacaaagacatggctgaggtcgacaatgaaggaggacagacttaCTGGCTTGGctttgttgaacactcaccctgacattgattgtcctattgatgattggaactgcatcaggtctgtgtcttttagccgttctccttgttcgctgtccgtcttcgtccgttCACCGCATGTGttactgtttctatgcgtttgggcgctgatgaccatgctgtttagcgcccaaaaacctcaaaccacacacacacatacacacacactaaccaattttccaggaagaataggcgcatagaattcatcatttaaggaagaaaaccacaattgtaacttttttacatcataagatggtggtggtggttagtgtttaatgtcccgtcgacaacgaggtcattagagacatagcgcaagctcgggtgagggaaggattgggaaggaaatcggccatacccttgcgaaggaaccatctcggcattcacctgaaacgatttagggaaatcacggaaaacctaaatcaggatggccggagacgggattgaaccgtcgtcctcccgaatgcgagtccagtgtgctaaccactgcgccacctcgctaggttacATCATAAGATGGCACTGTCTTGTACATGTgtaaaatcagtttaaataaaacttttttaaacttTGGATGTGATTTgattatttttttttgtgtgtgtgtgtgtgtgtgtgtgtgtgtgtgtgtttgaggtttatgggcgctaaacagcgtggtcatcagcgcccaaacgcataaaaacaggaacacatgcagtgaagggactaagacgaacaacgaacaaggagaacggctaaaagacacagacctgacgcaggtccaaatcctcacatacagaggcaaaacaagaggagaaggaacacactaaaaaggaagggaaacaaggaaaagagaacagaaaccgaagggacctgggtgagccagtcacccagcagcacattaaaatcctctccctaaaatccgaggcaacaaattggacaggacacaaaaccgtaagaccttaactacagtcattgcgtcatcttgtaaaatagagggcaaatccggtggcaaagaaaccaccgccttctggtcagagaataaaagacagtcaagtaaaatgtggcggacagtaatctggatgccacaagcactgcagattggggggtcctcctgccggagtaaaaaaccttgcgttaagggactgtgcccaatgcggaggcgagtgaggagaacctcatcccgcctgcatgactggtaggacgtgcgCCACGGccacgtggtggccttgaccagacgcagcttattttcaccgactgccagccactcctcttcccactgacgcagaacGCAATAACGcgggagggaggtaacagcatggagggggacggcacatgcaacaacgtgagggagggaacatgcatctttggcagccacatccgccagttcgtttcccctaatacccacgtgccccggcacccagcagaaggaaacctccttcccctgccgttgcaggtggagtagggcatcatggatgtcctggacgaccgtatccgctgggtacaagtgttgcatggtctgaagggcactcagggagtcagaacagatgaggaacctACAACTGGGAACACAtcgcatctgctccaatgcccgcaagatcgcaaacaacttggcatcaaagatggtaaacgccgcaggaagccgtaacttgatgactcgatcagggaaaacagagtccccctgtttagagccatctgtaaatactggtacatggtcgggatgctggtttaaaatatcataaaataaggaggtaaaaacaaacgcaggagtgcagctcctccagtactccgacaagtctaaaaggacacagcctctggagcaaccagggaggcaggcgagtaaaaccttgtcgttggggggccacacgctccacaccaagggactcaagcaaatgcttggcacgaatcccaaatggtctcgttgccctgggacgactggaaaagagactttccataggcggtcgggcaacgctagagtatgcaggggaggtaggacaggcaaggaattgacacacccgtcgcaccatgaggagtttccgccggatggcgagcagcggttcccctgcctcagcacacaggctggggatgggactggtacggaaggcaccagtggccagcctgataccctcatggtgtactgcgtcaagtatCTTCAGATACGAaagccttgctgacccatacacggtgcaaccatagtcaagacgcgatcggacgaaagccctataaaactgcagcagacgtgcCGGATCTgatccccaggaccgatggctcagacacttcaaaatattcagtgccttcagggcccgcaccttgaggtctttaaggtgaggcaaccacgacagtttggaatcaaaagtgaggcccaggaaccgcacactgtcgctaaaaggaagaatggtgtccctcagacgcaattcaggggaggtaaaaagacgtcgagaacgattaaaatgaacacacacacatttgtctgcagaaaaggtaaaacccgtcttcgcagtccatgcctctaatcgctgtatcgtaagctgcaactgctgactagcagtgacaagactggaggaagaacagaaaacagcaaaatcgtccacaaacaaggagaattgggcaggactccggatagtggacgtgatactgttaatggcgacggcaaagagggtgacacttaaaacgcttccctgaggaacaccattctcctgcacatacaaatcagatagcacattaccaaccctatatcgaaagaggcggtgggaaagaaaggaccgaatgaagatggggagacggccacgaaagccccactcatggagttgattgaggatatggcagcgccaagtagtgtcatacgccttatgaatgtcaaagaatacacctagacaatgctggttacgcaggaaggcctgttggatggccgcctcaagcagggtcaagttgtctatagttgaacgacatctccgaaagccacactgagaggggctaaggagctgcctggtcttgagcagccaaaccaggcgacggttgaccatgcgttccaacgtcttcccgacacagctcgtcaaagcaatactccgataactactgggatgcgttcggtccttccccggtttgaggaggggaatcaaaatcgcctcccgccacgagtcagggtacatgccggataaccatatcatattaaaacaattcaggagaacttccttggaaggcagtaacaagtgctgcagcatgctgtaccggatttgatcatgaccaggcgcagtatcatgagccacagacagcgccgaatccagttcccacattgtgaaggggcagttgtagggctcagaatttggagaccggaagcccaagtgacccctctcgatggcagtgcggtagcggcagaaatctggatcacagttaatagtggcggtagatgccgcaaaatgcatggccagtgtctgggcaatgtctctcggcgctgTGAGAAGACTTCCCTGATGCGGCAATGCCGTGAccggtagttggctgcgtttcccggaaatcctcctgatggcttcccatactttcgtagaattagtggagcgggagatggagttcaagaacgaatgccatgaccgtcgtttgctctctttaatcacgcaccgcgctttggcccttgccacccgaaaggccgcaagattgtcagctgagggacggcacttgaagcggcccagagctgcacggcgggctcggatggctgagcggcactcagtggtccaccaagggacaggacgcctcttgggatgaccggatgaccgtgggattgacaattcagcagcatgggcgATCatggctgtaacatggtctacccattcgtggacgctggcatggtgttccaaaacagccagttggctgaaaagtgtccagtcagctcggcagaggtgccaccggggcggcactggtaatgccctagcctcatccaggaggcgaatccaaagggggaagtggtcactagaatggaggtcagcagcaacctcccacagagcagaatccgcgagtgctggagagcaaaaggaaaggtcaatagctgttgacgacccagaagcagtacagaaatgagtgggagcaccagagttgagaatgcacagttcttcagacatcatgaggatTTCCAGGAtgtgacccctggggcaagtagtcgaagagccccataagacattatgagaattgaagtcccccagaagaagaaatgggcgggggagtcggctaataaggtctgcgagagcctcagagtctatcgcatcctgaggtggtaagtaaagtgaacagactgtgagcttccgacccacaagaaggtcaactgcaactgcttgcaagtctgtaacgataggtggctcagatgaggggtgcatgtcacggacaaaaaccgcaacaccaccctttgccctttcccccatcagatcatctttccgatagacggtatagccccataaagaaggagcatcagtggcccgaaaatgtgtctcttgaagacataagcacaaagggcactctcgtacaaggagttgtaattcagccacatgcgtcctgaacccattcaggttccactgtaatatgggagcccgTGATCAGGGGGGCTGATctctcaccctgcctctgtgctttggaggagagcccgtactggccggagattcatttctggggcgagaagatcgcccccggtcgacgtcAATGTGCATAAGCTctgatgacgacccacgggagacgTCAGACAGTGCAATGGCCTCGTCAttggactgaccctgactagtctccgcaggtggcaaaaccttcagcttcggcgtctttgtcttggggggcttagaatgcagagccttgtcaacaggtggagcattactcgcctgggcagaaggccccatatggggagagggaggaagtaccccaatgtcagcaaccacagccttgtccgacgttgcgggggtgccacaggttgcaaaacaaccgcagcagcacaagtgcactggcaaacgcaggtattagtgctaacactagcaacctccgtttgcgtagcaacagtggccatttgtaccggttttttcagagcggaagcgaaagatgtagtaaacacaggaggttgcacggccttaaagagcttcttggcctcaccataggggatgcgcttagatgttttaatctcctgtattttccgttcgtcgagatagatggggcagacccggctccagacagggtgactcccagagcaattcacgcacttcacaggcgatgaacaatcagctccttcatgggcaggctgaccacatttaccacaagtggctatcccattgcaccccaacgtagtatgcccaaagcgctgacatttaaagcagAGCACTGGGTTGAGGAAATATGGCCTTACTGGCAAACATAAGAACcctgctttaacatgctctgggagttgtgggcaactgaacgtgagaataaacgagttggatttgactaggtccccatcgactcatttcataatatgctgcacgtcaacaataccttcatcagcccattcagattttaactcgtctatggggatatccaccaagtccctacatgtcacaacacccttactgtaaTTCAGAGTGGAGTGGAgttcggtctcgatagcgtactcactgagacaggttgctttccgaagagaagcgacttgatgGGAACTAGAtatctcaactaacagagtcccattgcgcagctgcttcacagatttaagtgttcctgcaattccctcaagacccttgtggatgtaaaaggaagaaaccctctcaaagctaccctccttccgtttaataatcaaaaacacattctgattatcagcatgtgctctgttacgacagtctgacaaatctcgatcaacactaggcgctggaggactcgcagcacgaagtcgcttctttaataaacaaaaacacattctgattaccagcatgtgctctgttatgacagtctgacaaatctcgatcaacactaggtgctggaggactcgcagcacgaagtcgcttcttcgatggggtgtgttttcctaccagtggcccacccaagccactggtagggggaaatgtagaggtcaaagggtccattgcggtcccacgagcagctagggaactaaaggtccgctcagacagagccccgcgtgtcTGAGTAAGCCTTATATAACTGGGGTggggcaggtgccccagaggttgcccgcttgcgacagttccacctcaacagccatgcatctcataggcgcggagcacaccggaagattgaggggtttttatagaggttggccttcctcgcaattcaggcggtcaagccaagattaccattccccgcagcacacaacattccaccgccgcgccatacggtggtcgctgaagcatgtccgggggttacggtgacaggagactggcggcgccgaccagtccccagctcaggaccccggggtcgccaagcccgtactcagcaaatgaatgctgagcccctgggggcttgtctttttttttttatggtaaaagtaaaggagGCAGCTCAGGATATCTTTAGCACTCCCTCCTGGAGGTTTTATCTACCACTGTGTCAAGTTAAGAAGTCATGCTAATTGCCAGTAAATTAGCCTGTTACACAAATATTCTCGCATTTCGACTCAATGACACCCTCCccatcaactcctccaagtactgctcTGCCTTCCAcagccttactggtagccatcccccTGCGTATTACCCACTCCTCCATGACAActgccccttccctgacaacctcagtaaagcTATCCAATTCTCTGAAGTCTTCTCCATACCCAATGATcttcattttgattactccctgtgGCCCGATGTCCTTGACCACACTGATACTGCTATCCCACTACTTGCTCCCAGCTTCcggtacttggatcagttaccgcCCTCAGAAATGAACACTCCTATCACGGCACATGACATTAAACTCATCCTCTGCTCCAAACGTCATACCACCCCTGGTCACGATTGcattacctactgccacctcaaggaatgtCCTCTCTCCTTCCTCATCGCCCTTGCCACCCTGTAAAACACTATCCTCTCCACTGCCTTGTAACCTGACCTATGGAAGACTTCCCGAATCCTGCTCTTCCTTAAACCCAACAAATCCCCATCAAACACCTCCTCCTATCACCCCATCTGCTCATCTCTGTGTTCAGCGAGGTCTTCGTCCAACCCTTCCCACTCTATAAATCACTACTTGATACCACTTCTTCATCTCTTGTATCCACTGTGATTTCTGGCCCTCCTTCTCCACTGACAAACAGCTGCTAAACCTCACTTCCCTCCTcttcctccaacttaactcccatcactCTGCTATTTTTGTTTCCGTTGACCTCCAAAACGCCTATACCTGTGTTTTGCATTACAGGCTCCTTTTCAAGCGTCAGACCTATGCTCTTCCTATCAACTTTATCCATGTCACTGCCTCCTTCCTCTCGTGTCATCCTTCC contains these protein-coding regions:
- the LOC124798303 gene encoding elongation factor Tu, mitochondrial, which produces MSAVLKGVRALVLQSTLKSLVNSKYLTNRQLRIVCTGHLCFRCYAKAASVKDREHCNIGTIGHVDHGKTTLTAAITKVLEKDGMCKFISYDEIDKAPEEKARGITINAAHVEYSTSRRHYAHTDCPGHADFVKNMISGASQMDGAILVVAATDGQMPQTREHLLLAKQVGVKNMVVYINKADKVEEDVLELVEIEIRELLSDFGFDGVNTPIIIGSALLALKGDSSDLGEPSIRKLLDAIDEHVKLPERDLKSPYMMPIDNAFTVPGRGTVVIGTIQRGIMKKNSDAELLGFDECIKTSIGDLHIFKRSVQEAKAGENVGVLLRGVRINSVQRGMLLCASKSESLCNHFEAKIYFLSRAEGGRSKPIVNKYSQQLFCKTWNIFCRVDLQDDKAMIMPGEHATVYVTLLKKMVMLVGDPFTIRENNVTVATGIITQSLGSVLVPKANLSKVELTQRT